In Desulfuromonas thiophila, the DNA window TTCCAAGTCAAGGCCGCCAGTCGCTGGACTGGCGGCTTATTCGGGTCTTTCTGGCGCAGCGGCGGGGCCGACTGGATGGTGTGGTGTTCAGTGGCGGTGAGCCAACCGCTCAGCCGATGTTGCATGCCGCCATGGAAGAAGTCAAAGAGTTGGGCATGAAGGTGGGACTGCACACCAATGGCGCTTATCCAGCGCATCTGAAAAAGCTGCTGCCGCTGTGTGACTGGGTTGGTCTGGATATCAAGGCGCCCTTTGAGGACTATGAACGAATTACCGGAGTTCCTGCCAGCGGCCTTATCGCCAGAGAAAGTGTCCAGCTCCTCCGGTTAAGTTCTGTGCCACATCAGTTTCGTACCACGCTAGATCCTTGGCTGTTGCAAGAAGGCCGCCTTGAAAAGCTGCAATCGATGGTGCGTGGCTGGGGTGGGGAATTGGTGCTGCAGCCGCTTCGATGACTCCTGATTCTGCAACGGAGAGTATGTCCAATCCCAAAGGTTCTTGCCGGCCAGAGTCTGCGCCGATCAACTTTTTTCGCTCTATTCCCATTGAAGTGCCGCTCAGGATGGTCCTGACACGCTTGGGTTATCGTAGCAGCAAGACGGTCTTGCCCGGCAAACAGCGCGAAAGGCTGGAGCAAACCATGTAGCGGAACCGGTTCCCTGGACAGAAGTTTAGCTTACGCCGCCTGACGGATTTCATCGGGTGATCTGAAGCCGTTTTTCTCAACACGCCATTCGCTGTTGTAAAGCTCCACGAAGGTCATCACGGCTTCGCGAACGTCGGTGATGTTACGGAAAACCCGGCCATAGATGGCCTGCTCTTTCAAGGTGCGGTTGAACCGTTCGGCAACTCCATTGGTCTGGGGTTCGGCAACAAAGGCAAAGCTGGGAGTGATCCCCCAGAACTTGATCTGGTTCTGAAAATGGTCTGAGAGGTACTGGGTGCCGTGATCCATGCGCAGGGA includes these proteins:
- a CDS encoding anaerobic ribonucleoside-triphosphate reductase activating protein; the protein is MFLQVGGITRCTTIDFPDQLAAVVYCQGCPWRCSYCHNADLIPSQGRQSLDWRLIRVFLAQRRGRLDGVVFSGGEPTAQPMLHAAMEEVKELGMKVGLHTNGAYPAHLKKLLPLCDWVGLDIKAPFEDYERITGVPASGLIARESVQLLRLSSVPHQFRTTLDPWLLQEGRLEKLQSMVRGWGGELVLQPLR
- a CDS encoding integrase core domain-containing protein produces the protein SLRMDHGTQYLSDHFQNQIKFWGITPSFAFVAEPQTNGVAERFNRTLKEQAIYGRVFRNITDVREAVMTFVELYNSEWRVEKNGFRSPDEIRQAA